The DNA region CTGCTCGGCCATCTGCTCGCCACCGCGGCCAGCATCGCGCGCAGTCGCAATCTCGACAAGGGGTATCGCGTCGTCGTCAATACCGGTGAGGACGGCGGACAGACGGTGAACCATCTTCACCTTCATCTGCTTGGTGGACGGCACATGAACTGGCCACCGGGCTAGATCAAGGCAAAGACAAAATACAGGGTGTCTCTCCGCTTTCCCAGTGGACTCGCCAAGCGAGATGACGTGCTTGCAGTGTTGGATGAGACGGCGCTGCAATTTAGTTGAATGCTTCAACTATTTAAAGCTCAACTGTTCCTGTTGCAATTGAAAAAGCCCTGCGAGAGATTTCGCAGGGCTTTTTCATATTTCTTTGGAGTAATTATTGGTTGAAGTTTGGTTCATCCTCTTCCACCAGGCCATAGCGGCGCAGCAGATTGGGCAGATTCTGCGAGAATGCCGCACGTGGCATTACGGTATCGCAGCCTGCCTCGACGGCCTTTGCCTTCAGGTCCCCTTGTAAATGAGAGAGGAAGCCGACAATCGACGTGCTCCGCTTAAGCTTGGTCTTCAACTTCGGGATCAAGGTCAGCGGCTTGGCGTTGGCGTTATTGAGATCGAAGACGATCAGGCCGGGACGATCCTCTTCTTCGAGGCCGGTCAACTTCGCAATCGACTCTTTGTCGTTTTTAATGAATGCGATCTTTACACCGAGCTTGCGCGCGGTTTCCTGAATCTTCGCGATGAAAAAGAGGTCTTCGATAAAGAAGAAGATCTTGGTCGGGGCATCCTCTGGAATGGGGATGGTACGGCCCTGCGAGTAGTCGATGGGCTGCGAATCGCTCTGATAGCCGCGTCCGCCGCCGCCGCGGCCCTGGAAGTTACCGTGGCTTTCGATGGTTGAGGGCGGCGTGTCGGCGAAGTTGCCGTTGACTGCGCGATAACTGTGATCCATGGGGCCGACGAAGCTACGTGGCCCGCGTTGCTGCTGCTGTCTGCCTCCGCCTCCGCCACTCTTACGCTTGAAGCCGTTGTTTCCGGGTTGATGGCTATTGCTATCGCGGAAGCCGCCCCCGTTGCTGCCACTGGCGATGTTGCCGGGGCTTTCCGGCGAGCGCTGACGGTCGCGGTCACGAAACTTCTTCTTCCAGCGTTTGCCGGTGGCTGACCCGCCGGTGGCGTTCTGCTGACCGGTATTTGCCTGGAAGCTCGGGGAACTCTGCGGTTGTGACGGCTGCGCACTTGCGGCCTGGATGAAGCCGACAGGCTGGCCAGGGATCTGTTCAGCGCCCGGCTGCGCGGCCTGCGGAGCTTCGGGCCCTTTGCCCTTGCGCTTGCGCCGGCGACGGCGACTGCTTTTGGACTGTCCCATGCCATGGGGGACATTTGCCCCTGAAAACTGGTCGTCGCCGTCCTGTTGGGCGGCTGACATTGGCGAACCCTGGGGCGACTGCACCTCGGGTACATTCTGCTCTGAAGTCATGCTTCCACTTCCTATTGCACTAGATCGCAATTAGCGGTTTACTCTCACGCCACGGGCCTCGTCACCCTCGCGAAGATTTCGCGGAGCCAACCAAACCGGGATTGCAGCGTCGGAGGAAACGGTCTCAAATTACACTCGAACGGACGTCTTGGTATTGCTATCTGCTGCGACCAGCGATCAAATCACCAGATCTAATGCAGCCCGGAACGCCTTACCTTGGCGAACCCTCAGCCTCTACCTGTTTACGACAGAGTCCCACAAATCCACTGTGTCCGGGCTGCTGGGCCCCCAATTTCTGCATCATCACATTCAATTGGCGGTTACACAATGATCGGCACCCACAGCCGGTTCACGAGGCAAGACTTAGAGTACGCGCAATAGCCATGATTGGCAAGAACTCTCTTCATATAGACGAAGCTCTTAGTTAAAGGGTTCCCCACCAACAGCGACAACAAGCAAGTAAAAGCCGCTCAATAATTTATTGAGCGGCTTTTACATAACTGATGGCCAGTCACTGGCCTCCTGAAAGACTTCCACTCATGGAAGTGAGCCTCTCGGTCGATGGCCAAACCCTCATTCGGGGAGTAGCTTCTTTCGATCCGGGGCATTACAACCGCGCTTCAACTTCGACTCGGAGGAGTAATACTGATACAGATAGCAATCAGGCGGCCAAACTGACAAGTGAGAATTCAGAGGACTTAGGGTTCGCCTTCGGGGTTAAATATCAGAAAACAGAAGTTTCATTCAGGTTGGCTACGGTTTTTAGAATATTTTGAAAGAATTTGGAGTTTGACCGGCTACCAAGGCAGCCCTATAATCCAAGATGTTCCGCCAACCCTCTCGCTTGCCGACGGTTTGCTTGTTATGCTTACCGCGGTGTTCGAGGCAAAAGATGGTTACGCTCTTCGAGCGTTGCCATTAAGTGGATGCAGGAATGGCTCGGAAGGTCGCGATTGTGCGCCTACGGCCGGATGATTTTGGAATGATCCCCGAAGGAGTATCACACACCGCATGAATCGTACCCTTACTCTAGTCTCCGCCCTTGGCGCGGGATTGATGACCGTTGCCGGTATGGCCCAGGCACCGCAGCCCACCACCCAAACCGCCCCTGCCGCAGCTGTGGCGCCACAAGCTGTACCTGCGAAGATTGCTCTGATTGAATATGAGCAGGTTGCCGCCGCCACCAATGAAGGTCAGCATGCCATTCAGGGAATCCAGACCAAATTTGCGCCGAAGAAGGCACAGATCGACTCTGAGTCGACTGAAGTGGATTCGCTGAAGAAGCAGCTGCAGAGCGCGCCTTCCACTCTCTCGGATGAAGAGCGTGCCAGTCGTCTCCGGACCATCGACACCAAGGAAAAGCAGCTCCAGCGCGATGCCGAAGATGCGCAGACCGCCTATAACGCTGATCTGCAGGAAGCACTGGGCAAAGTAGCCCAGAAGCTTGGTCCTACCGTGGTCAAGTATGTTCAGGAGAACGGCTACACTCTGCTTTTGGACCTGAGCCAGCAGCAGGGAGGCGTTTCAGTCATGTGGGCTCAGCCGGGAACGGACATCTCCCAGGCCATCATTACCGCCTACAACGCCTCTTCCGGTGTCGCTGCTCCTACGCCTTCTGCCCCGACCCCGTCGCATCCGCGTTCGACCACCTCACACTCTTCAACAACGAAGAAGTAAGCAGCAATTTTTCGTCTAAAAACGGAGCCCTCCCAGGAGGGCTCCGTTTTAGTTTGTCTGTGGAAAATTCTGTGGATTTTTGGTGCACCCTATGATTTCGACACAAATTGTTAGCGGGATAGTCTGTCCAGACTCGGAGAAGTGGTTGCTATAACTCATCAGGAAACAATTACCTACAGAAAAGAATGCAGATATTTGCAACTATTTCATTTGTATTTTGTCAAGTATAGCGATTTCAAGGGTTTCCACAGATCGACGTTACTGATGGGTTACAGATCCCGCTTCAGGCCTTCACTCGTAACGTCAGATGGATCATCTGTTTTGCGGTGTGCGGCCCCTATAAAAGGTGGAACATCTGGTTACTTCTAATCTTCTCCGACCTTCAGCACGGCGAGGAAAGCCTCCTGGGGAATGTCCACTTTGCCGATCCGTTTCATCCTCTTCTTGCCCTCTTTCTGCTTTTCGAGGAGCTTGCGTTTCCGGCTGATGTCGCCTCCGTAGCATTTGGCGATGACATTTTTGCGAATGGCGGTGACGGTCTCACGGGCGATGACCTTGCTGCCGATGGCTGCCTGAATGGCGACCTCAAACATCTGGCGAGGAATGAGTTCGCGCATCTTGGAGACGAGCGCACGGCCCCGCTGCTGTGCGAAGTCCTTGTGGATGATGATGGAGAGCGCGTCGACGGGGTCCCCGCCGATGAGGATATCCATCTTGACCATGGGGGAGACCCAGGAGCCAGCGAGGACATAGTCGAGGGAGGCGTAGCCGCGGGAGACGGTCTTGAGGCGGTCGTAGAAGTCCAAAACAATTTCGTTCAGCGGTAGCTCGTAGGTGATCATGACGCGGGTGTCGGAGACGTACTCCATATTCTGCTGACGGCCACGCTTATCTTCGACAAGCTTCAGAATGCCGCCGACGTATTCTTCGTTGGTCAGGATCTTGGCGATGATGACTGGCTCTTCGATCTGCTCGATGTTGGAGGGATCCGGCCACCGTGAGGGATTGTCGACTTCGATGACACTGCCGTCGGTGAGCGTGATCTTGTAGCGGACGCCGGGGGCGGTGGTGATGAGGTCGAGGTTGTACTCGCGCTCCAGCCGCTCTTGAATGATTTCGAGATGGAGCAGGCCGAGAAAACCGCAGCGGAAGCCGAAGCCGAGGGCAACGGAGGACTCGGGCTCGAAGGAGAACGAAGCGTCGTTGAGGCGAAGCTTTTCGAGAGCATCGCGCAGCATGGCATGCTCGTGCGAGTCGACGGTGTAGAGACCGGCGAAGACCATGCTCTTGATGTCTTCGAAGCCGGGCAGCGCTTCGGCGCAGGGATTCTCGACCGAGGTGATGGTGTCACCAACCTTCGTGTCGGCCACGTTCTTGATCGTCGCTACAAAGAAGCCGACTTCACCCGCGGTAAGTTCCGCGATCTCGATGGGCTTCGGGGTCATGACGCCCATGCTTTCGACATCGAAGGTCTTGCCGTTGGACATTACCTTGATCTTCATGCCTTTGCGCAACTTGCCGTTGATGATGCGGGCAAGGACGATGACGCCTCTGTAGGGATCGAACCAGCTGTCGAAGATAAGCGCCTGCAGCGGAGCCTCAGGATTGCCCTGCGGCGGGGGCAGAAGCGTCACGACAGCCTCGAGGATGCTGGCGACGTTGAGGCCGGTCTTCGCGGAGACAGCGATCGCGTCGTCGGCGGGCAGGCCGACCGATTTCTCGATCATCTCTTTGGTGCGCTCGATATCGGCGCTGGGAAGATCGATCTTGTTGATGATGGGAATGATCTCAAGGCCGTTCGAGATGGCGAGATATGCATTGGCGAGCGTCTGCGCCTCGACGCCCTGTGAGGCGTCGACGACGAGAAGCGCTCCTTCGCACGATGCCAGCGAGCGAGAGACCTCGTAGCTGAAGTCGACGTGGCCGGGCGTGTCGATGAGGTTGAGCTGATAGGTCTCGCCATCATGGGCCTCATACATCATGCGGACGGTGTGGGCTTTGATGGTGATGCCGCGCTCGCGCTCGAGGTCCATGGTGTCCAGCACCTGCATCTGCATCTCGCGTGCGGTCAGCGAGCCGGTCAGCTCGAGCAGCCGGTCGGAGAGGGTGGACTTGCCGTGGTCGATATGCGCGATGATCGCGAAGTTGCGGATGTGACTTGGATCCATACGGGGTGCGAACTGCCTCAACCTTCGATGCTATCACTGCGGCAGCGTGTCGTGAGGGCGAGGTGTCGAGAGTGGAGCATGTGAGGGAATGTGCCGGTTTGAGCGCGCAATCCGTCTTACAATGAGCAGGGAAGATGGCGCGGACAATTCAACGATTCAAAGATGTGCGGCGATGGGCACTGGTGGCAGCTTGTGCGCCGCTGGTGATGCTTGCGGGTTGTCCGCAGAACCAGGGCGCAGCGAAGGCCAAGGTGCCTGCCAATGCGACGGCTCCGGCCATTGCCAGCGGCCGGAGCGGTCAAGCCGGACAGGCAGTGAAGTCTGCCGTAGCGAAGGCCCAGCCTGTCGACCCGGCCAGGGCATACAAAGACCAGCAGTTGATCAATCATGCCGAGCAGCTTTATCGCAACGGCGTGGACAACTACAGTGCGGGGCATCTCGATGCGGCACGCGCCTCCTTCGATGCGGCTGTTGATGCGATGCTGACGAGCGGGATGGACCTGAAGGGCG from Edaphobacter paludis includes:
- a CDS encoding response regulator, whose translation is MTSEQNVPEVQSPQGSPMSAAQQDGDDQFSGANVPHGMGQSKSSRRRRRKRKGKGPEAPQAAQPGAEQIPGQPVGFIQAASAQPSQPQSSPSFQANTGQQNATGGSATGKRWKKKFRDRDRQRSPESPGNIASGSNGGGFRDSNSHQPGNNGFKRKSGGGGGRQQQQRGPRSFVGPMDHSYRAVNGNFADTPPSTIESHGNFQGRGGGGRGYQSDSQPIDYSQGRTIPIPEDAPTKIFFFIEDLFFIAKIQETARKLGVKIAFIKNDKESIAKLTGLEEEDRPGLIVFDLNNANAKPLTLIPKLKTKLKRSTSIVGFLSHLQGDLKAKAVEAGCDTVMPRAAFSQNLPNLLRRYGLVEEDEPNFNQ
- a CDS encoding OmpH family outer membrane protein → MNRTLTLVSALGAGLMTVAGMAQAPQPTTQTAPAAAVAPQAVPAKIALIEYEQVAAATNEGQHAIQGIQTKFAPKKAQIDSESTEVDSLKKQLQSAPSTLSDEERASRLRTIDTKEKQLQRDAEDAQTAYNADLQEALGKVAQKLGPTVVKYVQENGYTLLLDLSQQQGGVSVMWAQPGTDISQAIITAYNASSGVAAPTPSAPTPSHPRSTTSHSSTTKK
- the lepA gene encoding translation elongation factor 4; amino-acid sequence: MDPSHIRNFAIIAHIDHGKSTLSDRLLELTGSLTAREMQMQVLDTMDLERERGITIKAHTVRMMYEAHDGETYQLNLIDTPGHVDFSYEVSRSLASCEGALLVVDASQGVEAQTLANAYLAISNGLEIIPIINKIDLPSADIERTKEMIEKSVGLPADDAIAVSAKTGLNVASILEAVVTLLPPPQGNPEAPLQALIFDSWFDPYRGVIVLARIINGKLRKGMKIKVMSNGKTFDVESMGVMTPKPIEIAELTAGEVGFFVATIKNVADTKVGDTITSVENPCAEALPGFEDIKSMVFAGLYTVDSHEHAMLRDALEKLRLNDASFSFEPESSVALGFGFRCGFLGLLHLEIIQERLEREYNLDLITTAPGVRYKITLTDGSVIEVDNPSRWPDPSNIEQIEEPVIIAKILTNEEYVGGILKLVEDKRGRQQNMEYVSDTRVMITYELPLNEIVLDFYDRLKTVSRGYASLDYVLAGSWVSPMVKMDILIGGDPVDALSIIIHKDFAQQRGRALVSKMRELIPRQMFEVAIQAAIGSKVIARETVTAIRKNVIAKCYGGDISRKRKLLEKQKEGKKRMKRIGKVDIPQEAFLAVLKVGED